The following proteins are encoded in a genomic region of Psychrobacter urativorans:
- the mobV gene encoding MobV family relaxase, translated as MNYAILRTAKLKTMGNIGGSLAHNYRTIETPNADPNRTPKNHHSVATPEAVKKAIQDRLPEKRRADAVLCIEYLITASPEWEGWGTDKEAEFFERAGQWLSEKHGAENMAGLSIHRDISTPQLVAYVVPIDQKGKLNCKEFLGGRVKLSQMQTDFANTVTDLGLTRGKEGSTAKHTSIKAYYHDINHARDFRITTEPPKPELFESKASYGEKVISAVIEQIEPTVKAANSILMDYEKARIDKSVAEESYETLKKRVEPYLIATKGLNQEEITRINEAMQLESRKIAVDKDKIK; from the coding sequence ATGAACTACGCAATTTTGAGGACGGCAAAATTAAAGACCATGGGCAACATTGGTGGCAGTCTGGCACACAACTATCGAACCATAGAAACGCCCAATGCGGATCCCAACCGCACCCCTAAAAATCATCATAGCGTTGCTACCCCTGAAGCAGTCAAAAAAGCAATACAAGATCGGCTTCCTGAAAAAAGACGCGCTGATGCGGTGCTCTGTATTGAGTATTTGATAACCGCCAGTCCTGAATGGGAAGGCTGGGGAACTGACAAGGAAGCTGAATTTTTTGAGCGAGCAGGTCAGTGGCTCAGTGAGAAACATGGCGCAGAAAATATGGCGGGTCTAAGTATTCATCGGGACATAAGCACACCGCAGCTGGTCGCTTATGTGGTTCCCATCGATCAAAAAGGAAAGCTGAACTGTAAAGAATTTTTAGGCGGTCGGGTTAAGTTAAGCCAGATGCAGACTGATTTTGCCAATACGGTTACTGATCTGGGGCTAACGAGGGGCAAGGAAGGCTCTACAGCCAAGCATACCAGTATCAAGGCGTATTACCACGACATCAATCACGCTAGGGATTTTAGGATCACAACCGAACCGCCTAAGCCTGAATTATTTGAAAGCAAGGCTAGCTACGGTGAGAAAGTGATATCAGCCGTTATTGAGCAAATAGAACCGACCGTGAAGGCTGCTAACAGTATTTTGATGGACTACGAGAAGGCTAGGATTGATAAAAGCGTTGCGGAAGAGAGCTATGAGACTTTAAAAAAGCGTGTTGAGCCTTACCTGATAGCGACTAAAGGGCTAAATCAAGAGGAGATTACTAGGATAAACGAGGCAATGCAGCTAGAAAGCCGTAAAATCGCTGTAGATAAGGATAAAATTAAATAA
- the repM gene encoding replication initiation protein RepM — MNDKSLVVKENSLIQASYTLSLVEQRLLLLAIIVIREHTHKNELDYIAFDKPIEIYADAYIKQFGVHRQTAYKNLKEASKTLFARQFSYQEKRQKGMANVTSRWVSDVAYIDSEALVELTFSRAIIPLITELESSLTSYEIGQVSNLTSGYALRLYELLIAWKSKGVTPKWQLEEFRRKMGVEEGKYLRMGQFKEKVLDFAVEQINEYTDITVKYQQYKNGRKVDAFKFTIKIDSIEKTVKPNRDPNTIDWINNKTDNEVNALNPKQLARAVNSKKFMSDYAHLVMPQNPANSSSSAWITHMATWLKKDPSKFTKRPMKEYLDDEQADRF; from the coding sequence ATGAATGATAAATCTTTGGTGGTAAAAGAAAACTCTCTTATTCAGGCAAGCTATACCCTTTCACTTGTTGAGCAAAGATTGTTATTACTGGCTATCATTGTAATTAGAGAACATACCCACAAGAATGAGCTTGATTACATAGCCTTTGATAAGCCTATTGAGATTTACGCTGATGCTTATATCAAGCAGTTTGGTGTTCATAGACAGACTGCATATAAAAACCTTAAAGAAGCCAGCAAGACATTGTTTGCAAGGCAATTTAGTTATCAAGAGAAAAGACAAAAAGGAATGGCAAATGTCACTAGCCGTTGGGTGTCTGATGTTGCATATATTGACTCTGAAGCACTTGTAGAATTGACCTTCTCTAGGGCTATAATCCCTTTAATTACAGAGCTTGAGAGTAGTTTAACCAGTTATGAGATAGGGCAAGTAAGCAATCTCACTAGTGGATACGCATTGAGATTATATGAGCTATTAATTGCATGGAAAAGCAAAGGCGTTACCCCTAAGTGGCAGCTTGAGGAATTTAGGCGGAAAATGGGAGTTGAGGAAGGTAAATACTTAAGGATGGGGCAGTTTAAAGAGAAGGTTTTAGATTTTGCGGTAGAGCAGATAAATGAATACACAGATATAACCGTCAAATATCAGCAATACAAGAATGGGCGTAAGGTTGATGCTTTCAAATTCACTATAAAAATTGACTCAATCGAGAAAACTGTTAAACCGAATCGTGACCCTAACACGATAGACTGGATAAACAATAAAACTGACAATGAAGTCAATGCACTAAATCCTAAACAGCTTGCTAGGGCTGTGAATAGCAAGAAATTCATGTCTGATTATGCTCACTTGGTAATGCCACAAAATCCTGCTAACAGCTCATCTAGTGCATGGATTACGCACATGGCGACTTGGCTCAAGAAAGACCCTAGCAAGTTCACCAAACGACCTATGAAAGAGTATCTTGATGACGAACAAGCAGATAGATTTTAA
- a CDS encoding META domain-containing protein, translated as MKNMTKVIMAGVLAVGTLAAGCQTTPTVTTPVEQTVTSNILQSYNWQLVDAKGTNNTKVPQLFFDPSNPLILEFTSENGNNFVSLLNTCNNMAAGYSIVNGNVQVGNIRSTRMACPEPQASFDKAAVDTVKGKYSISKSANNSPVLTITNAYQVASFKAIAK; from the coding sequence ATGAAAAACATGACTAAAGTAATAATGGCAGGTGTTTTAGCAGTAGGTACGTTGGCTGCTGGTTGCCAAACTACCCCTACCGTGACAACTCCAGTAGAACAGACAGTTACATCAAATATCCTACAATCCTATAATTGGCAATTGGTTGATGCCAAAGGAACTAATAACACTAAAGTTCCTCAGCTATTCTTTGATCCAAGTAACCCACTGATTTTAGAATTTACGAGTGAGAACGGTAATAATTTTGTTAGCCTATTGAATACTTGTAATAACATGGCTGCTGGTTATAGCATTGTGAATGGCAACGTACAGGTAGGCAATATAAGAAGCACCAGAATGGCTTGCCCAGAACCACAAGCAAGTTTTGATAAAGCAGCCGTGGACACCGTAAAAGGTAAATACAGCATAAGCAAAAGTGCCAACAACTCACCTGTTTTGACCATTACTAATGCTTATCAAGTCGCTAGCTTTAAAGCTATTGCTAAGTAA
- the repM gene encoding replication initiation protein RepM: protein MSKLVAKHNKLISASYSLGVPEQRIIFLAIVAARAQDKLIDARGVLQIHASSYQEQFKVEKHSAYKALKSATRGLFDAHFEYDDIHEQTGKDAHNFIRWVQKIRYINAAGMIELQFTDDVIPLITRLSEQYTEYDLKQVSELQSEYAIRIYELMMQWKSVGKTNEITIDNLRKKLGVKPEQYKQMCNFKTRVLDHAVKQINEHTDITVKYEQHKTGKTITSISFTFKRKQVIEHNNAAQNKARDTDTPDLFHNMTDSQIATFSSKLANLPELGSNAPIGKSTAEFAAIIASELADESKQGKYRPYLEKMGYRQSKPLKTA from the coding sequence ATGAGCAAGTTAGTGGCCAAACATAATAAATTAATCAGCGCCAGTTACTCGCTTGGCGTACCTGAACAGCGCATTATCTTCTTAGCAATTGTAGCTGCTCGCGCACAGGATAAGCTGATTGATGCTAGAGGGGTGCTACAAATCCATGCAAGCAGCTACCAAGAGCAATTTAAGGTAGAAAAGCATTCAGCATATAAAGCATTGAAAAGTGCGACCAGAGGCTTATTTGATGCTCATTTTGAATATGATGATATTCACGAACAGACAGGCAAAGATGCCCATAACTTTATTAGATGGGTACAAAAGATAAGATATATTAATGCAGCTGGAATGATTGAATTACAGTTTACCGATGACGTTATCCCATTGATAACGAGGCTAAGTGAACAATACACCGAGTACGATCTAAAGCAGGTGAGCGAGTTACAAAGTGAGTATGCAATCAGGATTTATGAGTTGATGATGCAATGGAAGTCTGTTGGTAAAACTAACGAGATAACGATTGATAACTTGCGTAAAAAACTAGGCGTTAAGCCTGAACAATACAAGCAAATGTGTAATTTTAAAACGAGGGTACTAGACCATGCCGTTAAACAAATTAATGAGCATACAGACATAACCGTCAAGTATGAGCAGCATAAGACAGGCAAAACTATTACCTCTATATCTTTCACATTCAAAAGAAAGCAAGTCATTGAGCATAACAACGCAGCTCAGAATAAAGCAAGAGACACGGACACCCCCGACCTATTCCACAACATGACGGACAGCCAAATAGCCACGTTCAGTAGCAAGCTGGCAAACTTACCTGAACTGGGTAGCAATGCCCCAATCGGTAAAAGCACCGCTGAATTTGCTGCGATCATTGCCAGTGAGCTTGCAGACGAAAGCAAGCAAGGCAAATATAGGCCTTACTTGGAGAAGATGGGTTATAGACAGTCTAAGCCGCTTAAAACCGCCTAG
- a CDS encoding relaxase/mobilization nuclease domain-containing protein, producing the protein MLVKFFRHGTGSGAGPLNYLLGSDRQRADAKVLYGDPMMTEQLINATPFKQKYKSGVLSFTERADSFTDKQKMDIMQRFEQTLFAGLDPDQYDILWIEHSDKAKVAKTDEYGAVIEGSDTVGRLELNFVIPCMELRSGKSLQPFFAGADLVRVNALKNIINHEYKLTNPDDPIRKREVSPYVNNAPRPTPFDVKRKSRTEKDEVDEDAEIIKNPPSHALLKDAIDRQMLRLFKQSRLQHRLDVSYVLKDWGLTIERQTERSISVSHPNIKKNIRLKGNIYERDFNSRTAHPYSKEREQNSFDNDSRYQYRKDLKTWQTGMEKKVAYHQELYGDIKAPEPLDLGIHATLPDNESEFDKKELKMAIPKPKPKRTYYPRP; encoded by the coding sequence ATGCTGGTTAAGTTCTTTCGTCATGGCACAGGTTCAGGCGCAGGGCCGCTTAATTACCTGTTGGGTAGTGATAGGCAGCGAGCAGACGCAAAGGTGCTCTATGGCGATCCTATGATGACGGAACAGCTGATTAATGCCACGCCATTTAAGCAAAAGTACAAATCAGGGGTATTGTCCTTTACTGAACGAGCCGATTCATTCACCGATAAGCAGAAAATGGATATCATGCAGCGTTTTGAGCAGACGTTGTTTGCCGGTCTTGATCCTGATCAATACGATATTTTATGGATTGAGCATAGCGACAAAGCCAAAGTAGCTAAGACAGATGAATACGGAGCGGTGATTGAGGGTAGTGACACCGTCGGACGGCTAGAGCTAAACTTTGTGATCCCCTGTATGGAGCTAAGGTCAGGTAAGAGTTTACAGCCCTTTTTTGCAGGGGCGGACTTGGTACGGGTGAATGCGCTGAAAAATATCATCAACCATGAGTATAAGCTGACCAATCCTGATGATCCTATACGCAAGCGTGAGGTGAGTCCTTATGTGAATAATGCGCCACGACCCACGCCTTTTGACGTGAAGCGTAAAAGCAGGACAGAGAAAGATGAGGTGGATGAAGACGCTGAGATTATCAAGAACCCACCCAGCCATGCGCTGCTCAAAGATGCCATTGATCGGCAGATGCTCAGATTGTTTAAGCAATCGCGTTTACAGCACAGACTTGATGTGAGTTATGTGCTGAAAGATTGGGGATTGACCATCGAACGACAGACGGAACGTTCAATCAGTGTGTCTCACCCTAATATCAAGAAGAATATTCGGCTCAAAGGTAACATCTATGAGCGGGATTTCAATAGTCGAACCGCTCACCCCTACAGTAAAGAGAGAGAGCAAAATAGCTTTGATAACGATAGCCGTTACCAGTATCGAAAAGACTTAAAGACGTGGCAAACGGGTATGGAAAAGAAAGTAGCCTATCATCAAGAACTGTATGGCGATATTAAAGCCCCTGAACCGCTAGATCTTGGTATCCATGCAACCCTACCTGATAATGAATCAGAGTTCGATAAGAAAGAGCTTAAAATGGCAATACCCAAGCCCAAACCAAAGCGCACCTACTATCCTCGACCATAA
- a CDS encoding MobC family plasmid mobilization relaxosome protein has translation MTTSNNRPEKRTREITIRVTDDELKRLHERKTDATLAGWMRNLCLGATPIKQADPNMVRALGRMGSNLNQIAKHANTHNELDQNVLTEISAIREILTDLIEKNLQGDN, from the coding sequence ATGACAACTTCCAACAATCGCCCTGAAAAACGCACCCGTGAAATCACCATTCGTGTCACAGATGACGAGCTAAAAAGACTGCATGAGCGCAAGACTGACGCGACCTTAGCAGGATGGATGCGTAACTTATGCTTGGGGGCGACTCCGATTAAACAAGCAGACCCTAATATGGTTCGCGCCTTGGGCCGTATGGGGTCTAACCTCAATCAGATTGCCAAACATGCCAATACACATAATGAGCTGGATCAGAACGTATTAACTGAAATCAGTGCCATTAGAGAGATTTTGACTGATTTGATTGAGAAAAACTTACAAGGTGATAACTGA
- a CDS encoding spore coat protein U domain-containing protein, with product MTMTFNKTLLTATMLTLGGFAAMTGANAADALAGGFNVDLEVEATCVINTGTGDIDLGKTLAGAGASTAALGTEIILNCSKGAVYAISLVPTGANVDGTGVMLGGTGTLEEVAYKLTTDAAGLVPWGGTGNTVGGTALLYATDIKNTVYATVTGSADVSPSTYTDAVVINVSY from the coding sequence ATGACCATGACATTTAATAAAACCCTACTGACCGCTACAATGCTTACCCTTGGCGGATTCGCCGCTATGACTGGTGCGAATGCTGCTGATGCTCTTGCTGGCGGCTTTAATGTAGATCTCGAAGTTGAAGCTACTTGTGTTATTAACACAGGTACAGGCGATATTGACCTCGGTAAAACTCTTGCAGGAGCAGGTGCATCTACTGCTGCCCTAGGCACTGAGATCATTTTGAATTGCTCTAAGGGTGCTGTTTATGCTATTTCTCTAGTACCAACTGGTGCCAATGTTGATGGTACTGGTGTCATGTTGGGTGGTACTGGCACTCTTGAAGAAGTTGCATATAAATTAACCACTGATGCTGCTGGTCTTGTTCCTTGGGGCGGAACTGGTAATACCGTAGGTGGCACAGCATTGCTTTACGCAACTGATATCAAAAATACTGTATATGCCACAGTAACTGGCTCTGCTGACGTTTCACCTAGTACATATACTGACGCTGTTGTTATTAACGTAAGTTACTAA
- a CDS encoding fimbria/pilus periplasmic chaperone has translation MLNLWLRRVATPAFISALLLSSSLATAVGLQVSPISLSLQARESANGLTLSNTGDDMVQAQARVYQWSQDEKGDQLTPSRGLLASPPMIKLKAGEKTTHPYYSC, from the coding sequence ATGTTAAATCTTTGGTTACGCCGTGTAGCGACACCTGCGTTTATATCAGCCTTGTTACTGTCATCTAGTTTGGCCACGGCAGTCGGTCTGCAGGTATCTCCTATATCCTTAAGCTTACAAGCTCGAGAGAGTGCGAATGGTCTGACCCTGAGTAATACTGGTGACGATATGGTACAGGCGCAAGCGCGCGTGTATCAGTGGTCACAAGATGAAAAAGGCGATCAGCTCACGCCATCACGAGGATTATTGGCCAGTCCGCCAATGATTAAGCTCAAAGCGGGTGAAAAAACAACTCATCCGTATTATTCGTGCTAA